AATGTCACCCCCGACTCCTTCTACGATGGCGGCGCCTACCTGCGAACCGATGAGGCGATCGAGCACGGTTTGCAACTGGAAGACCAGGGAGCGGACCTGGTGGATGTGGGAGGGGAATCGACCCGTCCGGACCGTCCCGGTTCAGTCTCCGCAACCGACGAGTTACGGAGGGTTGTCCCGGTCATTGAACAGTTGGCCAAGCGTCTGACCGTCCCGATCTCGGTGGATACCTACAAGTCCGAAGTCGCTCACAGCGCGCTCGCTGCCGGCGCCTCGGTGGTCAACGATATCAGCGGGCTGCGCTTCGACCCCGACATGGCCGCCTGCGCCGCCGCGGCCGGCGCCGCCATGGTGCTTATGCACAGCCGAGGCAGCCCGCAGCGGCTCCATGGACTGCCCGCACTCAAGCGGCCCCTGCAGTCTGTGCTGTCGGGCCTGCGGCATTCGGTGAAAAAGGCTCACCGGGCCGGAATCCCCAGCAATCGGATCATCCTGGACCCCGGGCTGGGATTCGGAAAGGGCGTGGAAGACAATCTCTTGATTCTGCGGCGACTGGAGGTTCTGAAACGGTTTCAGCTACCCATACTGGTGGGGCCCTCCCGAAAATCATTTATCGGCAACCTGCTGAACCTGCCGGTAGAGCAAAGGTTACTGGGAAGCCTGGCCAGCACAGCCGTCGCCGTGATCCAGGGAGCGCACATCATTCGCGTTCACGACGTTGAGGAGACCCGCCAGGTGGTCCAAATGTGTGATGCTATAATGGGATTTTCCGCCTAGTGTTCTGTCTCAGAAATCCACCATGAATCTGATCGAACTCTTCCGCCTGGACCGACTCACCTGGTCCTCGGCTGTCGACATTTTCATCGTCAGCATTCTGATCTACCACATCCTGTTGTTGATCCGCGGGACGCGTGCCGTACAAATGGCGTTCGGAGTGGGGTTCCTGGTGCTGTTCTATTACGTCACCCTCTGGTTCAATCTGGAGACTGTTCAATGGATCATGACCACCATTCTTCCCTTTTTCGTGGTGGGGATCATTGTGTTGTTCGCGGCTGAGATACGCCGGGCCCTGGCCAACATCGGCAAGAATCCGTTGCTGAGAAGGTTCTCCCGAAATCCGATCACCGAGACCTACGAGGAGATCGTGTCGGCGGCAACCCGATTGTCCTCCCAGCGCATCGGGGCACTGATCGTCATCGAGCGCGAGATGGGACTCAAGAACTATACGGAAAGCGGCGTGGTGGTCGATGCCGCCCTATCCTCCGATCTGCTGGTGAGCATGTTC
This genomic stretch from Acidobacteriota bacterium harbors:
- the folP gene encoding dihydropteroate synthase, whose protein sequence is MRQRFRLQLPHGTLELGRKTLIMGILNVTPDSFYDGGAYLRTDEAIEHGLQLEDQGADLVDVGGESTRPDRPGSVSATDELRRVVPVIEQLAKRLTVPISVDTYKSEVAHSALAAGASVVNDISGLRFDPDMAACAAAAGAAMVLMHSRGSPQRLHGLPALKRPLQSVLSGLRHSVKKAHRAGIPSNRIILDPGLGFGKGVEDNLLILRRLEVLKRFQLPILVGPSRKSFIGNLLNLPVEQRLLGSLASTAVAVIQGAHIIRVHDVEETRQVVQMCDAIMGFSA
- the cdaA gene encoding diadenylate cyclase CdaA encodes the protein MNLIELFRLDRLTWSSAVDIFIVSILIYHILLLIRGTRAVQMAFGVGFLVLFYYVTLWFNLETVQWIMTTILPFFVVGIIVLFAAEIRRALANIGKNPLLRRFSRNPITETYEEIVSAATRLSSQRIGALIVIEREMGLKNYTESGVVVDAALSSDLLVSMFLPGAPLHDGAVIVQKGRITAAACFLPLTLDPRLSKELGTRHRAAIGVTEESDAVVVVVSEETGNISTAVGGDIQRNLDGPSLRRHLAGIFAGTATASSGSPSHLSPVAEGK